The proteins below come from a single Methanosarcinales archaeon genomic window:
- a CDS encoding 50S ribosomal protein L40e: MARFQEAEAHILHMKICMKCNARNSVKATRCRKCNSKELRMKSKESRGS; the protein is encoded by the coding sequence ATGGCACGATTCCAGGAAGCTGAAGCACACATACTTCATATGAAAATATGCATGAAATGCAATGCCCGAAACTCTGTTAAGGCAACCAGATGCAGAAAATGCAATTCAAAAGAACTACGAATGAAATCGAAAGAGAGCAGAGGCAGCTGA
- the tnpA gene encoding IS200/IS605 family transposase — protein sequence MSKELRHDRHSVSRLTDHMVFSPKYRGKILKGEVALVAEAIIRKTCSKMDIEIIDMAVNPDHVHMFIKYPPKLSVSFIAKNVKGKSSRVLRKEFPHLKEWCKDHLWAPSCYHGSVGSGWDVVEKYISAHNTYEYKRE from the coding sequence ATGTCAAAGGAGTTGAGACATGACAGGCATTCAGTTTCGCGACTTACCGATCATATGGTGTTTAGCCCTAAATACAGGGGCAAAATATTGAAAGGCGAGGTGGCGCTGGTTGCAGAGGCTATTATTCGGAAAACATGCAGTAAGATGGATATTGAGATTATTGATATGGCAGTTAATCCTGACCATGTGCACATGTTTATTAAGTATCCTCCAAAACTTTCCGTAAGTTTTATTGCAAAGAATGTCAAAGGAAAAAGTAGTAGAGTGTTAAGAAAAGAATTCCCTCATTTAAAAGAATGGTGCAAAGATCATCTTTGGGCACCCAGTTGTTACCATGGTTCTGTGGGTAGTGGGTGGGATGTTGTTGAGAAATATATCTCAGCACATAATACCTATGAATATAAGAGGGAATAA